One window of the Rhizobiaceae bacterium genome contains the following:
- a CDS encoding NlpC/P60 family protein, with product MNAADPQHVITIARSWLGTPYHDQASLRGVGCDCLGLARGVWREVVGPEPFPIPPYSRDWGETGPREVLAEGARGMMTEIAPCEAGPGALVLFRMKPRAIAKHVGILTGPDSFLHAYERLGVIEEPLTQSWRRRIAFAFLFPQR from the coding sequence GTGAACGCCGCTGATCCCCAGCACGTCATCACCATTGCGCGGTCCTGGCTCGGAACGCCGTATCATGATCAGGCCAGCCTGCGCGGTGTCGGCTGCGATTGCCTCGGGCTGGCGCGGGGCGTCTGGCGCGAGGTCGTCGGCCCCGAGCCGTTCCCGATCCCGCCCTACAGTCGGGACTGGGGCGAAACCGGCCCGCGCGAGGTGCTGGCCGAGGGCGCGCGGGGCATGATGACTGAGATTGCCCCGTGTGAAGCCGGACCCGGCGCGCTGGTCCTCTTCCGCATGAAGCCCCGCGCCATCGCCAAGCATGTCGGGATTCTGACCGGCCCCGACAGCTTCCTCCACGCTTACGAGCGGCTCGGCGTGATCGAGGAACCGCTCACGCAATCCTGGCGACGGCGCATCGCCTTCGCCTTCCTGTTCCCGCAACGCTGA
- a CDS encoding DUF2163 domain-containing protein, which yields MKTLDPALQAHLDEGTTTLAWCWRIARADGASFGFTDHDRTLSFDGTDFEPESGLTASEVRSGSDLSVDAQDAEGVLTSDRITETDILDGRWDNAEVDVWRVNWADTGQRVLMRRGAIGQIRRGRLAFVAEVRSLAHVLGQTVGRTFQATCDAALGDARCGVDLEDPAFKGTGAVIDLLRDRAFTASGLGGFASGWFTFGTIEWTSDANAGRRAEVLGHDVTDGVAILTLLEAPVRSIAEGDAFTIRAGCDKRMETCGAKFANTVNFRGFPHIPGQDAVLRYATKDGGHEGSVL from the coding sequence ATGAAGACCCTCGACCCCGCCCTGCAGGCCCATCTCGACGAGGGCACGACGACGCTTGCCTGGTGCTGGCGTATCGCCCGCGCCGATGGCGCGAGTTTCGGCTTCACCGACCACGACCGGACGCTCAGCTTCGACGGGACCGACTTCGAGCCCGAGAGCGGGCTCACGGCATCCGAGGTGCGGTCGGGATCGGACCTGTCGGTCGATGCGCAGGATGCCGAGGGGGTGCTGACCTCGGACCGCATCACCGAGACCGACATCCTCGACGGCCGCTGGGACAACGCGGAGGTCGATGTCTGGCGCGTGAACTGGGCCGACACCGGCCAGCGCGTCCTGATGCGGCGCGGCGCCATAGGTCAGATCCGGCGCGGGCGGCTCGCCTTCGTCGCCGAGGTCCGCTCGCTCGCCCACGTCTTGGGCCAGACGGTCGGGCGGACGTTCCAGGCGACCTGCGACGCCGCGCTTGGCGATGCGCGCTGCGGCGTCGATCTGGAGGATCCCGCATTCAAGGGCACGGGCGCCGTCATCGATCTCCTGCGCGACAGGGCCTTCACCGCCTCGGGGCTCGGCGGGTTCGCTTCCGGCTGGTTCACCTTCGGCACCATCGAATGGACGAGCGACGCGAATGCGGGGCGTCGCGCGGAAGTGCTGGGCCATGACGTGACGGACGGCGTCGCGATCCTGACCCTGCTCGAGGCGCCGGTGCGGTCCATCGCCGAGGGCGATGCCTTCACCATCCGCGCGGGCTGCGACAAGCGCATGGAGACCTGCGGGGCGAAGTTCGCCAATACCGTCAACTTCCGGGGTTTCCCGCACATCCCGGGCCAGGATGCCGTGCTGCGATACGCCACAAAGGACGGCGGGCACGAGGGGTCGGTGCTGTGA
- a CDS encoding DUF2460 domain-containing protein, protein MAFHEVRFPDNISRGARGGPERRTQIVELASGDEERNASWANSRRRYDVAYGIRRADDLAAVVAFFEARNGRLHGFRFKDWGDHKSCLPSGTASPTDQAIGTGDGATTAFQLVKRYSSGAQSWTRAIAKPVAGSVRIALAGAEQPSGWSVDTTTGVITFTAAPGSGLAITAGFEFDVPVRFDTDVLDVTLDLERLGSITSIPLLELRR, encoded by the coding sequence ATGGCGTTCCATGAGGTGCGGTTCCCGGACAACATCAGCCGGGGCGCGCGCGGCGGGCCCGAGCGGCGCACGCAAATCGTCGAGCTCGCCTCCGGGGACGAGGAGCGCAACGCCAGCTGGGCCAACTCGCGCCGCCGCTACGATGTCGCCTACGGCATCCGCCGCGCTGACGATCTGGCGGCGGTGGTTGCCTTCTTCGAGGCGCGGAATGGCCGCCTCCATGGCTTCCGCTTCAAGGACTGGGGCGACCACAAGTCCTGTCTACCCTCGGGCACGGCATCGCCCACCGACCAGGCGATCGGCACCGGCGACGGCGCGACGACCGCGTTCCAACTCGTGAAGCGCTACTCCTCGGGCGCGCAATCCTGGACGCGCGCCATCGCCAAGCCGGTGGCGGGCAGTGTGCGCATCGCGCTCGCCGGGGCTGAGCAGCCCTCCGGTTGGTCGGTCGACACCACGACCGGCGTCATCACCTTCACCGCGGCGCCGGGCTCCGGCCTCGCGATCACCGCGGGCTTCGAGTTCGACGTGCCGGTCCGTTTCGACACCGACGTGCTCGACGTGACGCTCGACCTCGAGCGGCTCGGCTCGATCACCTCCATCCCGCTGCTGGAACTGCGCCGATGA